A DNA window from Trichosurus vulpecula isolate mTriVul1 chromosome 2, mTriVul1.pri, whole genome shotgun sequence contains the following coding sequences:
- the LOC118838542 gene encoding peptidyl-prolyl cis-trans isomerase A-like, which yields MYFNIAIDNEPLDQITFEFFADKVPKTAENFHAVSTGEKGFGNKGFCFHRIIPGFVCQSGDFTSHNGTGGKSIYGEKFADENFILKHTGPGILSMANAGPNTNGSQFFICTAKTDWLDGKHVVFGQVKEGMYIVEAMECFGSRDGKTSKKITIADCGQLS from the coding sequence ATGTACTTCAACATCGCCATCGATAATGAGCCCCTGGACCAGATTACTTTCGAGTTCTTTGCAGACAAGGTTCCAAAGACAGCAGAAAACTTCCACGCTGTGAGTACTGGAGAGAAGGGATTTGGTAACAAGGGATTCTGCTTCCACAGAATCATTCCTGGGTTTGTGTGCCAGAGTGGTGACTTCACGAGCCATAATGGCACTGGTGGCAAGTCCATCTATGGGGAGAAATTTGCTGATGAGAACTTCATCCTGAAGCATACTGGTCCTGGCATCTTGTCCATGGCAAATGCTGGACCCAACACAAACGGCtcccagtttttcatctgtactgCTAAGACTGATTGGTTGGATGGCAAGCATGTGGTCTTTGGCCAAGTGAAAGAAGGCATGTACATTGTGGAAGCCATGGAGTGTTTCGGTTCTCGGGATGGCAAGACCAGCAAGAAGATCACTATCGCTGACTGTGGACAACTCTCctaa
- the LOC118837731 gene encoding uncharacterized protein LOC118837731, protein MGKNQRHFPKAVRPQVPTNGHCHQAKSVLLPGLPHQIAPLSKEERVRSRAEQMAHLQHHTRTKLSSLPDHRPTPLPLTLCPKHRVTAAKVPSSSMGTVTAPLPKLEHPRRTAKPSMPCKHNSRVTILPSLCPEYRAKVTPDHWVTCTPSLSSQSRVMVESSSCPQILARATATPSAGHGPWAKTTSDLLSHAVHWGDSTPLPFLYSDHISGSSSHPDHQTIPSPHAGSRAKVPTSLPHQVRNKLGHAQWTEELPRFDYWAIPLLISDPQAESPGDPKHQEETVPGCSGQTAFPPGLNHPNTIPSSLDYQTESSLGPVHLTTLQPGQDNWTYAPLDPDNQYTTPQDPDCWIEARDTTRKVIPNPEVTPDTAPNIIPPTGSDRSTIPSAGLRHQNATDHYHQAEGAVLGSSVQGTSPLALGLGEIIPLGPDHQAIPHPFEATANFNAPVTLTSGVCHRESRTLGSNRQAKYPEEQENWAITQMGCDPRAEEAVLGLNGQGTMSLGSDHKLTRYPGTDCQAEAAADLYARVIFLGPDGQTKNPEEEENQQTPQTGRKPQAEEDVPDPNIQTTSLPVPGLEEAMPLGSDSHASVHHRPDLQVQSAGSPNITHSIPIHGLDHGTKSPEYPGSWAVSVKTHIPKVKFPTSYDIPTEVKMNCDDQVETQPGLRDQLRNKDTQCLSGIEPLTIERWIVPIRIINAIISSIPQEKIKIDIYKQIILQQKSQCTNNWPNELISSSYRVCLACASWIPNGCPHVQEMKHLFQAQLLAIPTPLHGSEEVGLKLILRMPQQTCACPVLSDPCHHYGTLRPSHHSILLSSCSDSVFPKSSIHQKLPAKVPRFGYMLGNDQQPHRQKISGRQQTSKGELQMKDNDNRKEKSKRHGKFSKFLLGRFQKRRKK, encoded by the exons ATGGGGAAAAACCAAAGACATTTTCCAAAAG cagttcgGCCCCAGGTCCCTACCAATGGCCATTGTCACCAGGCCAAGTCAGTGCTCTTGCCAGGCTTGCCTCATCAGATTGCTCCATTAAGTAAAGAAGAACGAGTTAGGTCCAGAGCTGAGCAGATGGCCCACCTTCAGCATCATACCAGAACCAAGCTATCATCCCTTCCTGATCACAGGCCCACACCTCTCCCCCTGACGCTGTGCCCAAAACATAGAGTAACAGCTGCCAAGGTACCCTCCTCCAGCATGGGGACAGTGACTGCACCGTTACCCAAACTTGAGCATCCTAGGAGAACAGCTAAACCATCCATGCCTTGTAAACACAATTCCAGGGTTACAATTTTGCCCTCACTTTGCCCTGAGTACAGGGCCAAAGTTACCCCCGACCACTGGGTCACATGCACACCTTCCCTGTCCTCACAGAGCAGAGTCATGGTGGAGTCATCATCATGTCCCCAGATCCTGGCCAGGGCAACAGCTACACCATCAGCTGGCCATGGACCCTGGGCCAAAACCACTTCTGATCTTTTGTCCCACGCAGTTCATTGGGGCGATTCCACCCCTTTGCCCTTTCTATACTCTGACCATATATCTGGATCATCATCTCACCCTGACCATCAGACTATCCCTTCGCCACATGCCGGCAGTAGAGCAAAAGTTCCAACAAGCCTTCCTCATCAGGTTAGGAATAAATTAGGTCACGCCCAATGGACAGAGGAACTACCACGCTTTGATTATTGGGCTATACCTCTACTCATTTCTGACCCTCAAGCAGAGTCTCCTGGGGACCCGAAACATCAGGAGGAGACTGTCCCAGGCTGTAGTGGCCAAACTGCATTTCCGCCAGGCCTTAACCATCCAAACACAATTCCCTCAAGCCTGGACTATCAGACTGAATCTTCACTGGGCCCTGTCCACCTGACCACACTTCAACCCGGCCAGGACAATTGGACATATGCTCCACTGGACCCTGATAACCAGTACACGACTCCACAGGACCCGGACTGTTGGATTGAGGCCAGGGACACGACACGGAAGGTTATACCAAACCCAGAGGTTACACCAGATACCGCCCCTAACATAATACCTCCAACAGGATCGGATCGCTCGACCATACCTTCAGCGGGGCTTAGGCACCAAAATGCCACTGACCACTACCACCAAGCTGAGGGGGCTGTGCTAGGCTCCAGCGTTCAGGGGACGTCTCCACTAGCCCTAGGCCTTGGGGAAATAATACCTTTGGGACCAGACCACCAGGCCATACCTCACCCGTTTGAGGCTACAGCAAACTTCAACGCCCCGGTCACCCTGACGTCAGGTGTGTGCCACCGGGAATCCAGGACACTGGGATCCAACCGCCAAGCAAAATATCCAGAAGAACAGGAAAACTGGGCAATAACCCAAATGGGCTGTGACCCGCGAGCTGAGGAGGCTGTGCTGGGCCTTAATGGTCAGGGTACCATGTCGCTGGGTTCAGATCACAAGCTTACACGTTACCCTGGCACTGATTGCCAAGCTGAAGCTGCAGCAGACCTCTATGCCCGGGTCATTTTTCTGGGTCCTGACGGCCAGACCAAAAatccagaggaagaagaaaaccagcAGACACCACAAACGGGCCGTAAACCCCAGGCTGAGGAGGATGTACCAGACCCAAACATTCAGACCACATCTCTGCCAGTCCCAGGCCTTGAGGAAGCAATGCCACTAGGCTCAGACTCCCACGCTTCAGTACATCATAGGCCTGACCTGCAGGTTCAGTCTGCAGGAAGCCCCAACATCACTCATTCCATACCTATACATGGCCTGGACCATGGTACAAAATCTCCAGAGTATCCAGGATCTTGGGCCGTGTCTGTAAAGACACATATCCCCAAGGTCAAATTTCCAACCAGCTATGACATACCAACTGAGGTTAAAATGAACTGTGATGATCAAGTTGAGACTCAACCGGGGCTCCGAGACCAGCTCCGGAATAAAGATACTCAATGTTTAAGTGGCATTGAGCCACTCACCATTGAGAGGTGGATAGTCCCTATAAGAATAATAAATGCCATCATCAGTTCTATACCTCAGGAGAAAATCAAAATTGACATCTATAAGCAAATAATTCTACAGCAGAAGAGTCAATGTACTAATAATTGGCCCAATGAACTCATATCATCCAGTTATAGGGTCTGTTTAGCTTGTGCCTCATGGATCCCAAATGGTTGTCCCCATGTTCAGGAAATGAAACATCTTTTTCAAGCACAATTGCTGGCCATACCAACACCTCTGCATGGCTCTGAGGAAGTAGGATTGAAATTAATACTCCGAATGCCCCAGCAGACATGTGCCTGCCCCGTCCTTAGCGATCCATGTCACCATTATGGTACACTTAGACCCTCACACCACTCAATTCTGTTGTCATCTTGCTCAGATTCTGTGTTTCCTAAGTCATCCATTCACCAAAAGCTACCTGCAAAGGTCCCTCGATTTGGCTATATGCTTGGCAATGATCAGCAGCCACATAGGCAAAAAATCTCTGGCAGACAACAGACATCCAAAGGGGAGCTACAGATGAAAGACAATGACAACAGGAAAGAAAAGTCAAAGAGACATGGGAAATTTTCCAAATTTCTCCTGGGAAgatttcaaaaaagaagaaaaaaataa